The region GTATTCATTACATCAACCTCCAAATTCTCTCAGCACTAATGCCGGAGCATGACAAAACGCGCACCTAAGTGCGACAAAAATACAGACACAGATGTCACGTATGACAATCAGTTCCGCACGGAGTTTTGTTCAGTTACGAGAGTTCTGGAGGGTGAAAAGGTGGACTTATAGACCGGAAAAGGCAGTGTGCCGTCTTAAATGGTATAGGCGGATCTTTTTGAAAGAGCGTTTGCGCAAAAAAGCCATCTTTCCCGTCAAACAACGCATTGTGTTGCACGGCATCGTGACTGAGGTTTGGCATTTGCCGATCCTTACGCTGGCTGTCACCGCATAGAGCAAGCGATTTACAAGGGTCGTCATGTCCGCCTTCTTGAGAAGTGACCGCCTGTTCGTCAGTAGATGAGTGGCTTGAGCAGATGAAACCGTGAGAGCCAACTTCGGCAAGAAAGACTACCAAGAAGAGAGCCGCCAACAGGCGCCTTCTGCTTCGCTTTCTTACTGAAACCGGATCAAGGTACAACACAATCTTTTAAGTATAGTAATTTTATGTTCCCTACGCAATAGATTTTGGAGTTTTGTCTGCGGTGAGCGTAAAATTGTGTCCATTGATGAAAACTCTTTTTCTAATGCGCCACGCGAAATCCTCTTGGAATGATGCCAGCATCGCCGATTTTGACAGGCCCTTGAATGATCGGGGGGAGCGAACGGCGCCGTTTATGGGAAGATTCATGCGTGAGAAAGGTTTTGAACCGTCGATGATCATAAGTTCACCGGCTGTCAGGGCAAAGTGTACGGCGCAGCTTGTAAAAGACGCCGCCGGTTTTTTGTCCGACCTTAAATTTGACGAACGTATCTATGACGCACATCCGCAAGCATTGCTTCAAGTGGTTTCTGAAATCGACAACTCTAGAGAGACAGCTATGCTTGTCGGCCATAATCCCGGCATCGAGGGTTTTATTCGTTTTCTCACCGGCGATCTGGAACCGATGCCGACTGCCGCTCTTGCTGTGATCGACCTAAATATCGACAGTTGGAACGATGTCGCTGACGGCTGCGGAAAATTAAAGTGCATTTTTCGGCCTAGAGATTTAACACCCTTGTAACATTCTGTTAACACCCAATTCAATCCCAACGGTTAGAGTAGTCGCAGATCTATTAAGAATTAATTACAATTTTACTAATCGATATGCAGCAAACAATTCTGATCGTCGAGGATGATGGGGATATAGCCGAGGGCTTGCACTATAATCTGAAGCGCGAAGGCTTTCGCACGGTTATAGCTGAATCCGGTGAAAAGGGCCTCCGTCTTGCACTTGATGAAAAAAACCCGCCTTCGTTGATCCTGCTTGATCTGATGTTGCCCGGCATCGGCGGAATGGACTTGTGCCGCCGCTTGCGCCGCGAAACACTGACCGAAAAAACACCGATAATAATGCTCACGGCGCGGGCGGCTGAGGGCGACAAGATATTGGGCCTTGAGGCAGGAGCGGATGATTATATCGTCAAGCCTTTCTCTGTAAAAGAGGTTATCGCACGCGTACGTGCCGTACTGCGTCGATCAGAAACGGAAAGTGCTTCAAAATACGAAGATGGCTTGTTGGCTGTTGATTTTGCCGATATGCGCGTGACGTGTGCCGACAGGACCGTAATACTAACTCGAAAGGAATTTGCCTTGCTCGAATACCTGATTCAAGCTGCGGGCCGCGTTGCTTCGCGGCAGCAGCTTCTCGACAATGTTTGGGGATACAGTTATTTTGGCGACACGCGAACTCTCGATGTACACATTCGCCGATTGCGGCAAAAACTGGACGCCTGCGCCCACTGCATTGAAACGGTAGTCGGCGTCGGCTATCGTTTTGTCGGCTGCAAATAGCGGCACTGAGATAAGATTAGGCAAGATCAACGCAGAACCTTTCCCCGCGCTTGATCTCTTGTGAAATTTTTATGAGAGCGACGAGCCTCAAAATAGCTGAAACACCGTCATCGGCTCAGGCCTTGCAAAAGATCCTGGACACCACGCGCGAAGGCGTCATTGTTGTCGGCAAAAATATGCGGATCACCAAGTGTAACGTTCCGGCAGCGGTTGCATTTGGCCGGGACGGCCTCGATCTCGAGAACGAACATTTGAGCGAAGTTTTTAGCGATCGCGGTGTGTGTGAAGCCTTTCAGAAAGCCGCCGTGGAACATATTTCTTCAGATGTACGTCTCGAGCTTAGTCGCGCAGGCAATCGAAAATTTGATGTTCATATTGCCCCGATCGAGTTTGACGGAGTCGATTTTGGAATCGGTTTTTTCTACGAAACAACACAGATCGACCGGCTTGAAACTGTACGCCAGGAATTTCTTTCGAATATCTCACACGAACTGCGCACGCCTCTCACATCAATACTCGCTTTTGTTGAAACACTGGAAAACGGCGGACTCGAGGACAAAGAGAACAATGAACGCTTTCTCGGCATCATTCGGCGCAATGCCGAACGGATGCACAGCCTGATCGCGGATATTCTAGAGCTTTCACTGATCGAATCGGGCAACGTCACTATCGATGTGCGCGAGGTCAACTTACATTCAGCCGTTCAGGATGTGCTTACTGCGTTATCGGCAAAAGCAAAGGACCGAGATGTAGACCTGAAAAACGAAGTTCCCGTTGGATCATTCGTTTCCGCTGACTTCGTACGACTTGAACAAATGATCACCAATCTTGTCGATAATGCGATCAAGTTTAACCGTCAGGGCGGCAAGGTTAGCGTTGGATTTGAAGCAGATGACCGGCACACATTCATTTCTGTTTCAGATACCGGTGAAGGCTTGCTGCCGGAACATTCGGAACGTATCTTTGAGCGGTTTTACCGAGCTGACCGCGCTCGTTCGCGTGATATCGGAGGCACAGGCCTCGGGCTTGCGATCGTCAAGCACTTAGCCCGTCTTCACGGCGGCGAAGTTTTTGTAGACTCGGTTCTCGGCACAGGAACGACTTTTCGCATCGAGCTTCCACGCGCATCGCACTAAATCAAATCAGAGCCATTTTGAGTTGCTTTTAACGCTGCACTATACGTGCTATACTTTTCCCATCTCTTGACAACGCAAGCGCGGGCGACAAATGCCTCTTTCATGATTTGAAACGCAGCGCGTCCTATCTCATTTTTGGGAGAGAAGCGGCAATGCAGCTAACGATCGGTCAGAAAGTATCGTATCCAAATCAAGGCGTCTGCCTTGTGGAAGGATTCAGGCAGCAGACTGTAGGAACGCGCTCGATCAACGGTTTTAGTCTTCGCGTGTTGAATGATAACTCCACCATTTTCGTTCCCGAGGAAAGCGCAGACAATGTGGGGTTGCGGCCGCTGATCAGTTCGTCGCAATGCCGGAAGCTCATCGATATGCTGGCCGAGGACTTTGAACCGGTCTGCTGCGATTGGAAAACGCGTTCGCGCGAATTTAGTGAAAAGCTGCGTTCGGGAGATATTTTTCAGGCAGCCGAAGTGATGAAAACGCTCACATTCTTAAGTCACCAAAAGAAGCTGTCTTTTCGCGAGCAAACGCTACTCGAAAAATCGAAATTGCTGATAGTTTCGGAAATCACAAATGCGTATGCCAGAGGCCGCTCGCCCGGCGAAAACGAAATAATCGAACTCGTCGAGACGGCATGTTCAAAACACCTCTTTACTCCGCCGCGAGCAATGACTGCGGCCCATTAAGATTCCAGTAGAATTATTTATGCGAAATGAAACATTGTCATTCGACGCTGCCAATGGCCCGACGAGCGCGTATGTTGCACTGCCGGAGGCATCAAACGGCAAGGCCGTCATTGTTATTCAAGAATGGTGGGGACTTAACGATCACATCAAAGATATTGCTAACCGCTATGCCGCCGAAGGTTTTATTGCGGTTGCGCCAGACCTTTATCGCGGAAAGGTCGCTGCAGACGCCACCGAGGCCTCGCAAATGATGCATGACCTCACAAACGAAGATGGCCTAGATACTATTAAAAATGCGATTGACGCAATAGCTTTGGCATATGATATTTCGCATTTTGGAATAACGGGATATTGCATGGGCGGTAGCTTTGCACTGCTCGCGGCGTGCGAACTTGAGGGCCTAAGCGCCGCCGCACCGTTTTACGGCGACATACCGGCAGATGATGTTTTGCAGAAGCTAAAGGTTCCTGTCATTTTCATCTCAGGTACGCGCGATGGATGGATCACACCCGAAAAGGTCGCGCAGCTCGAAGATGCTGCCGAAAGATTTGAATTACCGGTTCACTCCGTCAAATACGATGCTGACCACGCCTTTTTTAACAATACGCGGTCCGAGGTTTATGACGAAAACGCCGCAAAGGACGCTTGGGCATTGGTTGTCGGATTCTTTAACGATAAGTTGTAGCCGCGTCGGACAACTCCACAAGTCCGGCGGCAATAAGCGTTCGCGGATCACCCTCATTGAATACAAAACGTTCCCACGTCAACTGTGACGCCGTGCCGGAAGCTCCGACCGCGAAAAATCTTAGATTCAGCAAAACCCCATTGCTTTCGATAGGCATGGGGCCATAAACAGCAACCCTTAACAATCCGGGCTCCGCAGCATTTGCTACAGCCGTGAGACCGAGACTGACCGTTTCAGTAACATCCACCGGAAAAGCTTGAGGTAATATCACAGCCGGATCGTATCTGAGTTCGAATTCATAAGAAATAATTCCATGATTTGCGACTCCTTGTGCTGTTACAGGCATGACGATCTCGCCATCTGTGGATGTCATAAGCCTAGGGGCTTCCACAAAAATGCTACGCTCGGGACTATTAACAGTACGTAAATTGTTATCGGTCCAGTTACCCGAAACTTCGCCCATTAATAACGCACTATAGTCTTCACCCGCAATACTAGATGTAATAATTGGATAATCTCTGCTCGCCGGTAGAAATTTCCATGTTCCGGTTGTTCCATGCGGCGGCGACGAGATCACATAACGAGCGATCTGCGACGCATCAAATGAACTGATCTTACCGTTGTTACTAACGTCCGCAACCAAAAGTTGATTTCCTGTCAATGAACTTGCTCCGGTTACATGCCTAGCGACCATCGCTGCATCAAAGGACGAAATAGCTGTGGTAAATTCGCTTGGTTTAGACGGAGTCACGGTGTATGCACCCTCGCCAAAACCTATAAGGTAATATGCCCCGTTTTGGAAACTCGTTGTGGCTTCCACAAAAATTGAACCTTGGCCGCTGATGGTAACATCGGAAACAAACTGCGGAGGCACAGCCGCATTACCATATGTAACAACTCCTTCGATCGCCGGTGGGATCGATGGAGTAGGTGTCCCCGTCGGGGTATAAGTTGGGGTAGTTGTCGATGTAGCTGTAGGCGCGACTGTCGGCGTACTCGTTGGTGTGTCTGTAGGGATCGGCGTTGTTGGAGTGCATGAATAATTTACCGAGTCGATGCCGATGTAATCCGAGTTATTGCCCGACGGGCCGCCTTCCTCGACAAAGTAGCGGAACGCAAGGCGTCCTTTTACGGACGAGGCCAGGCCGCTGATAGTTACTGTGTACTGTGTCCAAACATTCGGATACGCATTCAGCTGATAGGTCGGATTGATATCGAGCAGTAAAGTTGCAAAATCACCTACGTCCAGAGCAGACGCTCCAATCTCCATACTGATGCCATTGGTGCTCATACGCACTTGCAGCCGATCGGAAAAACCTGGCTGATCGACGGTTCTCGTCCAAAAGGTCAACCGTCCGCCGTCCTGCAGAAGCAAAGGCGGTGTCAAAAGCCAGTTGCTTAGCGTCGAAGCACCGCCACCGCTCTGAAAATTGACAGCTATGTAGGAATTGTCAGCACTGGACTGAGACGAAAAGACATCGTTGTTACCCTGAAACCATTTCCCAGAACCGATCGGTAAGCTGCGATTGATCTCAGGCCATCCGCTCGCGGAAAGAGTAGTCACGTCATCAAATTCTTCGGCAAGATCGCATTCCGTCACAGGTGTGACCGGCGTTGCGGTGGGCGTCAGAGTGGCAGTCGCGGTTGCTGTCGGTGTCAGCGAAGCTATCTCGCCCGTTACGTTGAACGGAAAGTCCTGCCTGTAATCAAGGGCCGAAAATGGAAATCCTGAATCGATGACATTTGACCATTGGGGCGGAGGTGAACCGCTCAACTGTCGCGCGTCATCCAATAAATCACCTCGCGAACCCGCAATTGTCTTTCCCGGATAGAAATGATTGCCACCGCTGGACACAGTCGAGGCCCAGTCGATCCAGTATGTTCCTGCGGTTAGCGTGGTGCCGACAGCTACGGTATTTTTCCATATCTTGTTCGTCACGGCCGGTTCTGTTCCAGGCGGAGGAGCAACAGTGTTAAATATGCGGTAGTAGGTCGAATCGGCAGAGGCCGTCAAACGATTTGTTGTTGTGTCACCAAAAACTATCTGGCTCCCAAGATCGCCCGGACGCCCTTTCCATATACGCAATGTAGTGGCCGTGAATGGTGAAAGCGGTCCCAGAGCATTGATCTGATAGCCGTATAGATCAATGGTCTCTATTCTGCATGGCTGTGCGATCGTAAAATTGTCCGCCAATCTGAAAGCGCCCTGACGAGCATTCCAGCCTCCAACGTTGTTTGCCTCGTCGAGATTGCCGCTGTCGTGTTGGACCTCACTCCAGAAAAAACCTTCCGGCGCGGCAACACCGCTTTCGGTTAAGGCTTGCGGATTTAGGCCTCCGCCCGAACCTCCGTTGTCGAAAGTGCATGAGGAATTGGGAATCGCGGTTGGAGTCGCCGTCGGAGTATTGGTAAGTGTGCTTGTTGGGCTTGAGCTTGCAGTCGGCGTTAAGGATGGTGTGAATGTCGGCGTTTCGGTGGGCGTAGCCGTCGGCGAGCCGCACGGAGCTCCATTGTAACGCACCAGCCCTAACCCGTTTGTTGATCCCGCAGAAACGTAACCGGCTGCAACTATCTTTGTGTCGGATTGGATTGCCAGTGATCGTGCCTGTACTTGGCCGCTCCCGATATCCAGCGGGGTCACGACAATGCCGTCATCGTCAAACGTGTTGTCGAGCGTTCCATCCGGGTTTAATCTGACCGTCACAAATTGACTAAGCTGCGGAGAATAAAAATCACCCGCAGCAACAAGTTTTCCATCAGGTTGCATGGAGACAACGGTAGCTCTACCAATAGGCGCTTGGGAAATTCCATTCGTTCCAAACGACGTATCGTATGAACCGTTATCATTAAATCGAGCTAAGGCAAACTTGCCGTTGTAAGTGCCTGCAGCTACGATCTTATCGTCGCTCTGTAAGGTTATCGCAAGGCTGTTGGTGGACAATCCGAATGTTGTTGACAATATTCCATTGCCACTGAACGACATGTCAAGCGAGCCGTCTGCATTGAATCGCGCCATGCCCAAATAAAAACCGCTCAGGCCCGCTGCTACGATCTTGCCGTCCGACTGAATCGCTACCGAGTGGGCGTGATCAACGTCGGTGATCGATGCCGCCGCTAAACCTCGAAAACCAAAAGTCAGATCGACAGAGCCGTTGGTGTTGTATCTCAATACGCCAAAATCTGACGCGGTACCCGAGCCATCGGGAATTCGGCCGGCGACGATCAATTTACCGTCATTCTGAATTACAACAGCGTTGGCGACATCTGCACCGTCACCGTGCGGACCAGGTACAGAGGTCGTAACTTTTCCATCGTCATCGAATGAGGTGTCTAGCGAGCCGTCAGGATTGTATCGTGCGATTGCAAAATCATTACTAGTATTAAATAAAACAGTGCCGACAGCGACTATCTTGCCGTCCGATTGGATCGCAACTGCATTTGCCCTGCTCGAACTGCCGCCGAATTCCGTGACCGTATAACCTTGACCCGCAAAAGTCTCGTCTAGCGAACCGTCGACATTGTATCGAACAACCAAAAACTGATTTGATGTTCCCATCTCGACTGAACCGACTGCGACTATCTTGCCGTCGGCTTGAACAGCGATTGCATAAAGAACGCTACCGTCGCTAAGACGCGTGATAACCTTGCCATCGCTGTCGAAAGTCGTGTCAAGGCTTCCGGGTGAGGAGCATGGCGTCGGCGTTTCTGTAGGAGTTTCGGTACCCGTAGATTCAACAAACACTCCTGCATCGGCTCGTTGATGCATTTCTGACAGAGCAAATAGAACACCAATACCAACTAAAATAAAGGCAAAGAGTTTCCGCGAATGAGAGCGTGGTAATGAAGATGTGACAGTCAAAGATTTAGGAAGTTTCATGCTGACCGATCTCCTTGTGTGCCTTATGAACACACAACCAATGCTCAATCGGAACATGGACGATCAGTTTCCATGAAGCGAAAAAAATGACTGTTCTAAACGAAAAAAACGAGATTAGATTACTCCCTAACCTATTGCTTTGCAAGAATATTGTTGGGCACGTATGAAAATATGATTTAACAAACAATTAGTTTACCGCGCTCGACGTAACTACATGTGACTCATCCAGTTCGACAATAAGGCCGCTCTTATCTTCAGCGTTAGGAATAAGACTGGAAATCTCTCTATCAAGACCAATGCCGCTTATCATAAACCTGCTTGGATCGAGCCGCCGTCTAGTTTTTCTCCTATACATTGCTTTATCGGCCGCAATGATCACTTGATCAAATGTTTCTCCGCTTGCAGGATAACTCGCTGAGCCGATACTGACCCCGACCGATGCATATTTCGCGCCTTCGACTGTGAGTTTGAATTCAGATACACCTGCCTCGATTCGACTGCACAGGTCGGCTACATCCTCCAGGCTAGTGTCCGGTATCAAGGCTACGAATTCGTCACCGCCGTAACGTGCCAGGAAATCGTAATCACGGAGCTGTTCACGGATCACCCTACTGACCTCACGAAGAACATCGTCGCCAACTTTGTGCCCAAAAGAATCGTTTACCGCCTTAAACCCATCGAGGTCGAGCATCAACAGTTGAAATGAAGTGCCGCCGCGACTCGCTCGGCCAACCTCTTTTTCAAACTGCATTTGCAGGCTACGGGCATTTGGAAGCCCAGTCATCGGGTCGGTCAGAGCGTTAGTTTTAGCTTCGTCATGCTCCTGCGATTTATCGATCGCTTCAGCTGCGATCCTTGCGATGGTTTCCAAAAGCCGTAGATGCTCTTCACCATACTCAGCTATTTCGCTCGAATAGATAGACACCGCGCCGATCAACTCGTCGTTCGCGATCAGCGGTACCGAAGCCATTGTCGAGTAACCCTCAGACAATTCCGAATCAAAAAGTGACGGGTCAAAACGTGTGTCACCCTTTCGGACAGATTCTTTTGCTTTCAAGGCTGTGCCGGTCGCTCCTTCACCGACCCTGATACGCACGCCGTGCAGATCAACCGAATTTTCGCCATCAACACGAATGGCTGACGCGTATTTTTTTGTTTCATCCAGAAGGAAAACTGCACACGTTGTAAACGGCACAAATTCTCCTATCTTCTTGCTGAACATCCCAAGTGTTTCTTGAAAATTCAGCGCGGAGCTAAATTCGCGAGCTAACTCATACAGCTCAAACACTTCACGATTCGCCAGTTTGATTTGCTCAACATAATTATGGCCGCCATGGTCATTTTCCGCGGTGTATGCAAGACCGTTAGCCTCGATCTCAGCCTCAAGCCCTGCGAGATTTTTGATAAAACAACGAACCACCGCCGGATCGAAATGCGTTCCTGCCTCGTCCTGAATGATCTGTCTCGCAAGATCTCTTGGAATCGCAGGCCGGTAAGGTCGAGCTCCTCGCAGCGTGTCGTAGGCATCTGCAACCGCCAATATTCGAGCGGTTAGCGGAATTTCTTCGCCCTTGAGGCCTTCAGGATAACCGCTTCCGTCCCAAAATTCGTGGTTATATTTCACCGTCGGCACAACAGGATAATCGAAGCCGATCTTTTCAAGGATAGATGCACCGACGAGCGAATGTATCTTGGTCTTTTCGAGTTCCGCAGCCGTAAGTTTCTCGGGCTTGTTCAAGATATGATCGGGCACAGCAAGTTTGCCTATATCGTGCAACAAGGCTCCCGTGCGGAGTGCGTTGATATCGGATTCGCCCAAGCCTAGCAATTCACCCATTCGAATTGCATATATCTGTGTTCGCTGCACGTGGCCGAGGCCAACTTGATCGCGGGCATCGATCGCGGTCGCGAGGGCTTCGACTGTCGCAAGGTGTATCCGGCTGGCATCAGATATCTGTTTCGTTTTTTGATCTAATCTCTTTGTATGGATGCTGTACGCAATGTTTGCGAGAATCGCGATCGGTGCGACGACAAACCCAAATTCAATGCCAAAATGAGAAAAAGACAAGCAGACCACTATCGACGACAAAACCATCAATAAGCCATCCTGCCATTGCTCCTTAAACCGGTCCGGCAAACTTCTTTGAGTTTTGCCATCGCTCTCCAACTCATAGAAAGCTGCGGATATAACGGCGTTCATAAAAAGATAGATCGCCGCGACCGTTAAACCGCCGATGGCAATAAGTCCGACGAAAGGAGCCGTGAGGCCGGGTTTGGAGCCGACGCTAGCGGCCTGGCCGAAGATAAGAGAAAAAGCAGAGACAGAAACTATGATCGACGTAACCATCGAACATGTTTCGAAGATAAGATCGTTTTTATTTTTTCGTGATGGCCAGATGTTCAAGATCGTCGAAAGGACTCCCAAAACAACTCCGCCGGCAAAGCCAAACCACAATACTCCCCAATACGCAAACAATATCTGCACAGGCAACACACCGGCAGATTTGGGCAGCCTGATCTGAAATCTGCCAACAAATCCCGACACAGAAGCCGCCGTTGCGAGAGCAACGATCCCAAAAATTGGAAGTTCGACGATCGACACGGCCGCCAACCCTAACAGGGCGAGTGTAAATAAAAACAAAGAACCAAATAACAGCAAAGTCGGTGGTCGATATTGATGTATGGCTAGATCTTTCATTGGAATAGGCCGAAACTTGCGAAGGTGGTATTAGCTAGTTCGTTAGCACCCGTCAAAATTAGTATCCTCAACAAATGGGATATATATTTGCATGACTCCCCGAATAAAACGGAGAGCCTCGATCAGAATCTAATCAAACGGCGTGCCATGATAAGACACGCCGTAAAACCCTGAATTTATTTGACTAATAAAGAAAAAGAAGGGGGTGTAGAAAGAAGAGTCACCTGTCTCGATGACCGCTCAAATTGAAACAATGCGGTCAGATTGACCGATGTGTTATCAACTGACAGTTAATAGCGGTCGTCATCAAATTCATAACTGTTAAAGTCATCACCTGACGAACCTCCGTCATTTTCTTCGTCGTATTGATCAAGTTCGATCGGATCCAAACCAACAACAACGAGTTTGGCATTGCACTCTTCGCAAATGACAGTATCGCCTTGTTCGATCTCGGCATCGACGAAAACTTCTTCGCTGCATTCGGGGCAAATTGATGTGGGCATGTAAAAAAACCTCTCTCCGTAAAACTAAAGATTTATTTGTCTATCACGCGATTAACGGTGAAAATAATTATGTTATTCAATCTAACTAGATTTGCGATAATTTGGCAAGACCTATGTCCAAATTTTGGAGTTTGATAATGCAGTTTCCATTTCAACTATTACCACAAGCGGATTTTGACGTCATAGGTTTTGGGACAAACGCGGTCGACCATCTCATACGCGTGCCCGCATATCCTGCTTTTGATTCGAAGGTCGAATTGACTGGATACACAAAAGACGCCGGCGGTGAAGTTGCCTCAACGTTGGTCAGCCTCCAACGGTTGGGATTTAAAACGGCGTATGCCGGAAGATTTGGTGCCGATGCCGAAGGTGAGTTTGGCCTGCAAACATTGATCAAAGAAGGTGTTGATACTGCACACGCGGAAATGGTTGACGGTGCTGCGACGCAAACCGCATTTATCGTGATCGACGAGAAAACCGGTGAACGCACGATCATTTGGCATCGTGACAATAAACTTCAATATCAGCCGTCCGAAGCTCCGCTTGCGATTGTTGAACGCGGCAAAATTCTACATTTGACGCCGCACGACACTAGGGCAGCGATCGAAATGGCAAAAACTGCAAAGCTGCAAGGCTTGATAACATCGATTGACATTGACAATGTGTTTGATGAAGTAGACCAACTTCTACCGTTGATCGATATTTTCACTGCTTCGGCCTCGTTTTCTGGAAAGTTCTCCGGTTTGGAAGACGACAGGTCGGCAATGCTCGATATCGCTTCCAGATTTGGATGTGCTGTAGTTGGCATTACTCGTGGCCGCAAAGGCTCAACACTTTTGTGCGGAGACATATTTATCGAAACGTCCGGCTTTGACGTTCCAAACGGCTGCAAAGATACAACCGGAGCGGGCGACGCCTTTCGAGCCGGCCTCCTGTATGGATTATTGGCCGGCGAAACGGTTGAGGATAGTGCTCGCATCGCAAACGCTGTTGCAGCTCTAAAGTGCCGTAAATTTGGAGCGAGATCTGGGCTGCCAAACAAACAAGAATTAAACTTGCTATTAAAAAAACATATAGACGAAACAAACCGGCTGTATTAGAATTAAAGAGTGGCTTCTCCTGCGCACCACTTGCTCATCTTCCGCCCTTCCAGCGTTTGCTGACCGACCGACAATCTAAGCCCGACATTTATGGACTCGAAGATAGGCCTCATTATCCAATTAGCCGGAGTTTCGCTGATCACGCTGCTGACGCTCTTTTTGCGGCGCTCGATCAATGTTGTAGCGCTCAAGCATTGGACCAATGCATGGCTTTTTCTCTCTTTTGCGCTGTTTTGCCTGCGTCTCGCGTTTAGCTATGAGGTATATTCTGTTCAACTGTTCAGCCTATATTTTTTGAATGAGTACATTTTCGGATTCCTCCTTGTAGCCGGATGCAGAAGCCTAACCGAGAACAAGGAAATGCGAATAAGTAATGAGCTCTTCATACTTCCATTCATATTCGTAGCGTTCGGTTTGCCATTCATGGGCAACGATTTCAACCTTATATTCAATGCCCATTCATTGATCTTGTCGGGTTTTTTCATACTCGCATTTATAGCTCTGTGGCGGACAAAACTGCGAACATTCGGATGGCGTGTCATGCTCATCGCGCTGGGCCTGCTATTCGTTGATTTCTTTCAGTATTTTGTTGTTTTTACTGCCCGCCAGTATCTTTTAATCGATACCGATTATCTCTCTTACAATTCAGTTATCGACCTAACGCTACAGATCTTGCTTGGGTTCGGGATGGTGATCGTTCTTCTCGAACAGGTTCTCGCCGATGCGAAGAGTGCTAATGAAAAGCTCCAAATAGCGCATGCAAGGCTCGAGGAACTTGCTCATATGGATCCGCTTACTGCGGCCCTCAACAGGCACGCTTTTCATGGCTATTTGAAACGCCAGGGCGATTCGGATCAAAAAGTTGTTGGCAGCGTTGGTTTCTTCGATATAGACGGCCTT is a window of Chloracidobacterium sp. DNA encoding:
- a CDS encoding diguanylate cyclase; this encodes MKDLAIHQYRPPTLLLFGSLFLFTLALLGLAAVSIVELPIFGIVALATAASVSGFVGRFQIRLPKSAGVLPVQILFAYWGVLWFGFAGGVVLGVLSTILNIWPSRKNKNDLIFETCSMVTSIIVSVSAFSLIFGQAASVGSKPGLTAPFVGLIAIGGLTVAAIYLFMNAVISAAFYELESDGKTQRSLPDRFKEQWQDGLLMVLSSIVVCLSFSHFGIEFGFVVAPIAILANIAYSIHTKRLDQKTKQISDASRIHLATVEALATAIDARDQVGLGHVQRTQIYAIRMGELLGLGESDINALRTGALLHDIGKLAVPDHILNKPEKLTAAELEKTKIHSLVGASILEKIGFDYPVVPTVKYNHEFWDGSGYPEGLKGEEIPLTARILAVADAYDTLRGARPYRPAIPRDLARQIIQDEAGTHFDPAVVRCFIKNLAGLEAEIEANGLAYTAENDHGGHNYVEQIKLANREVFELYELAREFSSALNFQETLGMFSKKIGEFVPFTTCAVFLLDETKKYASAIRVDGENSVDLHGVRIRVGEGATGTALKAKESVRKGDTRFDPSLFDSELSEGYSTMASVPLIANDELIGAVSIYSSEIAEYGEEHLRLLETIARIAAEAIDKSQEHDEAKTNALTDPMTGLPNARSLQMQFEKEVGRASRGGTSFQLLMLDLDGFKAVNDSFGHKVGDDVLREVSRVIREQLRDYDFLARYGGDEFVALIPDTSLEDVADLCSRIEAGVSEFKLTVEGAKYASVGVSIGSASYPASGETFDQVIIAADKAMYRRKTRRRLDPSRFMISGIGLDREISSLIPNAEDKSGLIVELDESHVVTSSAVN
- a CDS encoding carbohydrate kinase family protein, whose amino-acid sequence is MQFPFQLLPQADFDVIGFGTNAVDHLIRVPAYPAFDSKVELTGYTKDAGGEVASTLVSLQRLGFKTAYAGRFGADAEGEFGLQTLIKEGVDTAHAEMVDGAATQTAFIVIDEKTGERTIIWHRDNKLQYQPSEAPLAIVERGKILHLTPHDTRAAIEMAKTAKLQGLITSIDIDNVFDEVDQLLPLIDIFTASASFSGKFSGLEDDRSAMLDIASRFGCAVVGITRGRKGSTLLCGDIFIETSGFDVPNGCKDTTGAGDAFRAGLLYGLLAGETVEDSARIANAVAALKCRKFGARSGLPNKQELNLLLKKHIDETNRLY
- a CDS encoding diguanylate cyclase — protein: MDSKIGLIIQLAGVSLITLLTLFLRRSINVVALKHWTNAWLFLSFALFCLRLAFSYEVYSVQLFSLYFLNEYIFGFLLVAGCRSLTENKEMRISNELFILPFIFVAFGLPFMGNDFNLIFNAHSLILSGFFILAFIALWRTKLRTFGWRVMLIALGLLFVDFFQYFVVFTARQYLLIDTDYLSYNSVIDLTLQILLGFGMVIVLLEQVLADAKSANEKLQIAHARLEELAHMDPLTAALNRHAFHGYLKRQGDSDQKVVGSVGFFDIDGLKDINDNYGHAVGDAAIRLAVRAIREVIRGEDLIFRWGGDEFFVIMVGLDAEVAYKRMVKMEELLTDVNVMGADQPLTIGISHAFENFTDINDLENTIAKADAMMYLNKQQRKAHKSDLTLPSQPLLSSQVPLQR